The DNA region CGAGGGGTCGACGTCGGTCCTCCGGTCCACACCTCCCTGTGTCAACGGGCCCCCTGATCGGTTTTTCGGCGGCGCCTCAGCGTTGCTCGGCGAGGGCGCGTGCGGCCGCGAGGAGTGCGGCCGACGCCTCGGTCACGTCGACGACCGCTGCGGCCCGGGGGGTGGTGACCTCCGGGGCGACCGGGGTCAGCGCCGTGACCGAGCGGACGTGGCCGAGTCGGGGCCGGACCTCCACCCGCACCAGCTGGTGCTGGTGGACCTGTTGGTAGATGCGCCGGCGCACGCGCCAGGCGTCGACCCGGGGGGCCTCCCCGTCGTCGACGGCCACGTACCAGCGGGGCTCGGCCTCCTTCTGACCCCGCCGCTCGGGCTCGGTGAAGTACCGGATCCACTTCGGCACCTGGAAGGCGCCCTCGCGGCGGCGCGTGCGCAGGACGAGGCCCTCCACCGTCGAGGTGGCGAAGCAGTCGAGCACGCCGCGCCACAGCGCGGTGGCGGCGTAGCCCAGCGGGAGCAGACACAGAGCGCACACCACCAGCGCCGCCCAGCCGGCCCGGCGCCGCAGGTCGGGGTCGGTCCCGTCGAGCAGCCCCCCGACGGTGGTGTCGTCGGCGAAGCGCCACGCGCCCCACATCAACGCCAGGGTGAGGCCGCCTCCGAGCAGGCCGAGGGTGATCGCGGCGGCGGGGTGCCGGCCCCAGCCGGGCTCGAACCGTGGGTAGTCGACGAGGACGGGCCGCCACTCGCTGGTGACCGCGCTCCAGGCGTGGCGGTCGTCCTCGGCGCCCAGCGGGAGCTGCTGCACCGCGAGGCCGGCGAGGTCCATGGCCGCGGCGTGGGCGAGGTAGCGGTCCCAGACGGCGACGGCGGCGGCCGGTTGATCGTCGAACTGGCCGTGCTCGACCAGGTAGCGGCGGACGCCCAGCCACCGGCTCCCGGCCTCGAGGCCGGCCGGGGTGTCGCGCTGGCGGTCGGAGGTGCTGATGCGCCCGGCGACGGCGCCCGTGAGCAGGACGCCGGCGATCACGGCGATGAGGAGCGGCGCGGCGGTCGAC from Acidimicrobiales bacterium includes:
- a CDS encoding DUF2207 domain-containing protein, whose product is MPGPPSPQAALLLGAELAEEASLRHDALFLAVGILGAALLLMALVAVATRPARPTPGEATMELGDEPPALVDLLTDDFEVTSEAVPATLLDLAARGWLELESYGPEQTICRLDRGDHGPLLPYERRVLDHLHGIAVGGVVPAEALTTGPADVSASWWRGFRREVVADAQARGLCRRRWPRWVGGVAWVATLAAGGLLWFGGSDTTESTAAPLLIAVIAGVLLTGAVAGRISTSDRQRDTPAGLEAGSRWLGVRRYLVEHGQFDDQPAAAVAVWDRYLAHAAAMDLAGLAVQQLPLGAEDDRHAWSAVTSEWRPVLVDYPRFEPGWGRHPAAAITLGLLGGGLTLALMWGAWRFADDTTVGGLLDGTDPDLRRRAGWAALVVCALCLLPLGYAATALWRGVLDCFATSTVEGLVLRTRRREGAFQVPKWIRYFTEPERRGQKEAEPRWYVAVDDGEAPRVDAWRVRRRIYQQVHQHQLVRVEVRPRLGHVRSVTALTPVAPEVTTPRAAAVVDVTEASAALLAAARALAEQR